In a single window of the Lebetimonas sp. JH292 genome:
- the sucC gene encoding ADP-forming succinate--CoA ligase subunit beta has product MNIHEYQAKEIFKKYGVPTPRGGVAFSGPEAKKVAQELGGNLWVVKAQIHAGGRGKAGGVKLAKSLDEVEKLAEEMIGMTLVTHQTGPEGKVVKKVYIEEGADIKAEYYLGMVLDRALEMPVMMASTEGGMEIEEVAAKTPEKIVKVSIDPTIGFQGFHARKLAFGLGLNKEEQKEFIKFAKALYNVYVDNDAEMIEINPLIKTGDNKFLALDAKMGFDDNALYRHPDIAEMRDLDEEEPTEIEAKKYGLSYIKLDGNVGCMVNGAGLAMATMDIIKHEGGEPANFLDVGGGANPDTVAKGFEIILSDPNVKSIFVNIFGGIVRCDRIANGILQATEKVEVNVPLVVRLDGTNAAEAAQILKNANIKNIITATDLKDGAKKAVKLAKGEL; this is encoded by the coding sequence ATGAATATTCATGAATATCAGGCAAAAGAAATATTTAAAAAATACGGTGTTCCGACCCCAAGAGGGGGAGTTGCATTCAGCGGTCCCGAAGCCAAAAAAGTAGCTCAGGAACTTGGTGGAAATTTATGGGTTGTTAAAGCTCAGATTCACGCAGGCGGAAGAGGAAAAGCCGGTGGTGTGAAATTGGCAAAAAGTCTTGATGAAGTTGAAAAATTAGCTGAAGAGATGATTGGAATGACACTTGTAACCCATCAGACAGGGCCTGAAGGAAAGGTTGTTAAAAAAGTTTATATTGAAGAAGGCGCTGATATCAAGGCTGAATATTATCTTGGAATGGTTCTTGATAGGGCTCTTGAAATGCCTGTTATGATGGCTTCAACAGAGGGCGGTATGGAAATAGAAGAAGTTGCAGCCAAAACACCTGAAAAGATTGTAAAAGTATCAATTGACCCAACAATCGGTTTTCAGGGATTTCATGCAAGAAAATTAGCTTTCGGACTTGGTCTTAATAAAGAAGAACAAAAAGAATTTATAAAATTTGCAAAAGCACTTTATAATGTTTATGTGGATAATGATGCTGAAATGATTGAAATTAATCCTCTTATTAAAACTGGAGATAATAAATTTTTAGCACTTGACGCAAAAATGGGATTTGACGATAACGCACTATACAGACACCCTGATATTGCCGAAATGAGAGATTTAGACGAAGAAGAACCGACTGAAATTGAAGCCAAAAAATACGGATTAAGTTATATTAAACTTGACGGAAATGTCGGATGTATGGTAAATGGTGCAGGACTTGCAATGGCTACAATGGATATTATCAAACACGAAGGCGGGGAGCCTGCGAATTTCCTTGATGTTGGTGGTGGAGCAAATCCTGATACGGTTGCAAAAGGATTTGAAATAATTTTAAGCGACCCTAATGTAAAAAGTATTTTTGTAAATATTTTCGGTGGAATTGTAAGATGTGACAGAATCGCTAACGGTATTTTACAGGCTACTGAAAAAGTGGAAGTGAATGTGCCATTGGTTGTAAGGCTTGATGGAACAAATGCCGCTGAAGCTGCCCAAATTCTTAAAAATGCAAATATCAAAAATATTATTACTGCGACTGATTTGAAAGACGGAGCTAAAAAAGCCGTGAAGTTAGCGAAAGGAGAGTTATAA
- the sucD gene encoding succinate--CoA ligase subunit alpha, with product MSILVNKDTKVIVQGFTGKEGTFHSEQCMAYGTKIVGGVTPNKGGMTHLGKPVFNTVEDALKATGATVSMIFVPPAFVADAVMEAADAGIELAVIITEGAPVKDMMMAKHYALKKGMKTIGPNCPGIVTAEECKIGIMPASIFKKGNVGLISKSGTLTYEASNQVVKAGFGITTAIGIGGDPIIGLSYKELLPMFEEDPETEAIVMIGEIGGDLEIQSAKLIKEKITKPVVAFIAGQTAPKGKRMGHAGAIISGSKGTAAEKMAALKEAGAYVVESPADIGVTVAKALKNK from the coding sequence ATGAGTATTTTGGTAAATAAAGATACAAAAGTAATTGTTCAAGGTTTTACAGGAAAAGAAGGAACTTTTCATTCAGAGCAATGTATGGCATATGGAACTAAAATAGTTGGCGGGGTTACTCCAAACAAAGGCGGTATGACTCATTTAGGAAAACCCGTATTTAATACAGTTGAAGATGCCCTAAAAGCTACAGGTGCTACTGTTAGTATGATTTTTGTTCCGCCAGCATTTGTTGCTGATGCCGTTATGGAAGCGGCTGACGCAGGAATTGAACTTGCTGTTATTATTACTGAAGGTGCTCCTGTAAAAGACATGATGATGGCTAAACATTATGCTCTTAAGAAAGGCATGAAAACAATAGGGCCAAACTGTCCTGGAATTGTGACTGCGGAAGAATGTAAAATAGGTATTATGCCAGCAAGTATTTTCAAAAAAGGAAATGTAGGACTTATTTCCAAATCAGGTACTCTAACTTATGAAGCAAGTAATCAGGTTGTAAAAGCCGGATTTGGAATAACTACCGCCATTGGTATCGGGGGAGACCCTATTATCGGGCTTAGTTATAAAGAACTTTTACCGATGTTTGAAGAAGACCCTGAAACTGAAGCTATTGTAATGATTGGCGAGATTGGAGGGGATTTGGAAATTCAGTCGGCAAAACTTATTAAAGAAAAAATTACAAAACCTGTAGTTGCATTTATCGCCGGACAAACGGCTCCTAAGGGAAAAAGAATGGGGCACGCCGGTGCAATTATCAGCGGAAGTAAAGGAACTGCGGCAGAAAAAATGGCTGCGCTTAAAGAAGCCGGAGCTTATGTGGTTGAATCTCCTGCTGATATCGGTGTTACCGTAGCTAAAGCTTTAAAAAATAAATAA
- a CDS encoding NADH-quinone oxidoreductase subunit B family protein: protein MLRFWKERFKRGIVTENIEIDKELETLRKNLKDKIKKLFAGSLGIRMVDSGSCNACETECNALSNPYYDLERLGIHFVASPRHADVLFVSGVMTMNMYHHVWDAYNQVPNPKWVITLGDCTKDLGIFEKTYAIKGIDLKVDYHIPGCPPTPKDIIKGLIEFLEKIETESKN, encoded by the coding sequence ATGCTAAGGTTTTGGAAAGAGAGATTTAAAAGAGGTATAGTCACAGAAAATATCGAAATAGACAAAGAATTAGAAACCCTCAGGAAAAATTTGAAAGATAAAATAAAAAAACTGTTTGCAGGAAGCCTGGGAATAAGAATGGTTGACAGCGGAAGCTGCAATGCATGCGAAACCGAATGCAACGCCTTAAGCAATCCTTATTACGACCTTGAAAGACTTGGAATCCATTTTGTTGCAAGCCCGAGACATGCGGATGTTCTATTTGTAAGTGGTGTAATGACTATGAATATGTATCATCATGTATGGGATGCTTATAATCAGGTGCCAAATCCAAAATGGGTAATAACCCTGGGAGACTGTACAAAAGATTTGGGAATTTTTGAAAAAACATACGCTATAAAAGGAATTGATTTAAAAGTGGATTATCATATCCCCGGATGCCCTCCAACGCCAAAAGATATCATTAAAGGACTGATTGAATTTTTAGAAAAAATAGAAACAGAATCTAAAAATTAA
- a CDS encoding NADH-quinone oxidoreductase subunit C has translation MRLIARFARENKDNFEIIDVFEQEIKKTQIDKKNPSVKTITDIYPAAIWMERKIKDEFGINFEDSFDERPLIKHEKFPKNIYPMRKNFTQKNIEFSEFEPYQYEEVKGEGVFYVPVGPIHAGIIEPGHFQFSQAGEDMLHIEVRHFYKYRAIEKMCENKTPLEIKKIVERISGNESIAYQICFFDILHQASEIEQSETYKRKTAILLEMERIINHLNDLGFIPNDTGFSPALAFMSQLAEDARRVLAKVTGHRFGFGAINEEMNYDFKPVFEFLNYLEEKMNFFENWIIDIPSLWDRFDTTGTLTKEKAVKYGVVGVGARSSGIKIDRRDNEWYKLHGFEIQLGKKGEVSDRFLQRIKEIKNSIEIIRNCKINNENKKIEFNYFKDGEYYSFTESSIGELFMYINIKNGLIDRFYVRDPSHINWQAFHTCIYKDIIADFPLINKSFDLSYAGNDL, from the coding sequence ATGAGACTGATAGCAAGATTTGCCAGGGAAAATAAAGATAATTTTGAAATTATTGATGTTTTTGAGCAGGAAATAAAAAAAACACAGATTGATAAAAAGAACCCGTCTGTAAAAACCATTACAGACATATATCCGGCAGCAATATGGATGGAAAGAAAAATAAAAGATGAATTTGGAATAAATTTTGAAGACAGTTTTGATGAAAGGCCTCTTATCAAACACGAAAAATTTCCAAAAAATATATATCCTATGAGAAAAAATTTTACACAAAAAAATATAGAATTCAGTGAATTTGAACCTTATCAATACGAAGAGGTAAAAGGTGAAGGCGTATTTTATGTACCTGTCGGTCCTATTCACGCAGGAATTATAGAACCGGGTCATTTTCAGTTTTCACAGGCAGGTGAGGATATGCTGCACATTGAAGTAAGACATTTTTATAAATACAGGGCAATTGAAAAAATGTGTGAAAACAAAACACCTCTTGAAATAAAAAAAATAGTTGAAAGAATAAGCGGTAATGAATCAATAGCTTATCAAATCTGTTTTTTTGATATTTTACATCAGGCGTCTGAAATTGAACAAAGCGAAACTTATAAAAGAAAAACGGCTATTTTATTAGAAATGGAAAGAATAATCAATCATTTAAACGATTTGGGTTTTATTCCAAACGATACAGGTTTTTCTCCGGCTTTAGCGTTTATGAGCCAATTAGCAGAAGACGCAAGAAGAGTTTTGGCAAAAGTTACAGGTCACAGATTCGGATTTGGTGCAATAAATGAAGAGATGAATTATGATTTTAAACCTGTATTTGAATTTTTAAATTATTTAGAAGAAAAAATGAACTTCTTTGAAAACTGGATAATTGACATTCCTTCTCTTTGGGACAGATTTGACACCACAGGAACCTTAACTAAAGAAAAAGCCGTAAAATACGGTGTTGTAGGGGTTGGGGCAAGAAGCAGCGGAATTAAAATAGATAGAAGAGATAACGAATGGTACAAATTACACGGCTTTGAAATTCAGCTTGGCAAAAAAGGTGAAGTCAGTGACAGGTTTTTACAAAGAATTAAAGAAATTAAAAATTCAATTGAAATAATAAGAAACTGTAAAATAAACAATGAAAATAAAAAAATAGAATTTAATTATTTTAAAGACGGTGAATATTACTCATTTACAGAAAGCAGCATAGGCGAGCTTTTTATGTATATAAATATTAAAAACGGTTTAATAGACAGATTTTATGTAAGAGATCCGTCTCATATAAACTGGCAGGCTTTTCATACCTGTATTTATAAAGATATTATTGCAGATTTTCCGCTTATTAATAAAAGTTTCGATTTAAGCTATGCTGGAAATGACCTTTGA
- a CDS encoding proton-conducting transporter membrane subunit, giving the protein MEFIFLPPIAIFILSFFKINRIAMSLIALSIIFPAVYIFNNHFRNTLFFVDNLNAFVILVSSIVSIGISIGAISLKERINLSEDEYKKFYRFYGIFWLGVIISILANNMGLFWIGLEFATLSTVYMIKIIPSKEAHNEAWKYLIVGAIAIALILFGIILIYASGKANLGENAMNFYILEAHTKSLKPFLFELGFAIVATGMFIKMGFFPMNLWLADIERQSIYPVGALFSGILESAIILGFFRFSKIAMEVNYSHLIAFTYIYALFTLFIVSFLIYRSKDYIRLFSLSGIEHMTLISIFWVSGGYFAALLHFAAHAFFKPALFLSGSVIEQNGKFRFKGSLNIPVMGKILISALLLGIVSLPPSPMFFSEIFGFKSMIDLAKNSEYFGVMIFTIFLILVFLSVIFYKFVNIFQEGVYSYGKKGDVKKSEYLMLIWFIIALSVLILPNTFNYLEGIVK; this is encoded by the coding sequence ATGGAATTTATATTTTTACCGCCGATAGCAATCTTTATTTTAAGTTTTTTCAAAATAAACAGAATTGCTATGAGTCTGATAGCTTTAAGTATTATATTTCCTGCAGTTTATATTTTCAATAATCATTTTAGAAACACCCTGTTTTTTGTGGATAATTTAAACGCTTTTGTAATTTTAGTTTCATCAATAGTCTCTATAGGAATAAGCATAGGTGCCATTTCATTAAAAGAGAGAATAAATCTCAGTGAAGATGAATATAAAAAATTTTACAGATTTTACGGAATATTCTGGCTTGGGGTAATTATTTCAATTTTAGCAAACAATATGGGACTTTTTTGGATAGGACTTGAGTTTGCCACTCTTTCAACTGTTTATATGATAAAAATCATACCTTCAAAAGAAGCACATAATGAAGCCTGGAAATATTTGATTGTAGGTGCAATCGCCATTGCTTTAATATTATTCGGAATTATTTTGATATATGCATCCGGAAAAGCAAATTTAGGTGAAAACGCTATGAACTTTTATATTCTTGAAGCACACACCAAAAGCCTTAAACCGTTTCTTTTTGAACTCGGTTTTGCAATTGTGGCAACCGGAATGTTTATTAAAATGGGTTTTTTCCCTATGAATTTATGGCTTGCTGATATTGAAAGACAATCCATTTATCCGGTAGGGGCATTGTTCAGCGGAATACTTGAAAGTGCCATTATTTTAGGATTTTTCAGATTTTCTAAAATTGCGATGGAAGTTAATTATTCCCATTTAATCGCTTTTACATACATTTATGCCCTTTTTACTCTTTTTATAGTAAGTTTTTTAATTTACAGAAGCAAAGATTACATAAGGCTGTTTTCTCTTTCCGGTATAGAACATATGACTCTAATATCAATATTTTGGGTCAGCGGAGGATATTTTGCGGCACTTCTTCATTTTGCAGCTCATGCCTTTTTTAAACCTGCTCTGTTTTTAAGCGGCTCTGTAATAGAGCAAAACGGAAAATTCAGATTTAAAGGCAGCTTGAATATTCCTGTTATGGGGAAAATATTAATTTCTGCTTTACTGCTTGGAATTGTTTCCCTACCTCCAAGCCCTATGTTTTTCAGCGAAATTTTCGGATTTAAATCAATGATTGATTTGGCAAAAAATTCCGAATATTTTGGAGTAATGATATTTACCATTTTCCTAATTTTAGTGTTTTTAAGTGTTATTTTTTACAAATTTGTTAATATATTTCAAGAAGGAGTATACAGCTATGGTAAAAAAGGAGATGTTAAAAAAAGCGAATATTTAATGCTTATATGGTTTATAATCGCTTTATCTGTTTTAATTTTACCAAACACATTTAATTACCTTGAAGGAATTGTAAAATGA
- a CDS encoding hydrogenase, producing the protein MTNVLIGFFIAVLIIEAITTRLYTLFLWYGLNSLFLGLIALNIGLEINDKALLITGTLTILIKSLFIPIIMKYLTQKFSIPRKIYPKIPIYYQIIIIPLLLVFTYYLITPVINNFEIHKNYIAISIASLFIATLLIIEHKNIAAKIIGFLNVENALFLLGVSATEGMPMLVELGIFVDLLMFIIIINLLLKYQGE; encoded by the coding sequence ATGACAAACGTTTTAATAGGTTTTTTTATAGCTGTTTTAATTATAGAAGCTATTACTACAAGGCTTTATACACTGTTTTTATGGTATGGTTTAAATTCTTTATTCCTGGGACTTATTGCATTAAATATAGGTTTGGAAATAAATGACAAAGCCCTTTTGATTACAGGGACTCTTACTATTTTAATTAAATCGCTTTTCATTCCAATAATAATGAAATATCTTACCCAAAAATTTTCCATTCCTAGAAAAATTTATCCAAAAATTCCTATTTATTATCAAATAATTATTATTCCGCTTCTTTTGGTTTTTACATATTATTTAATTACACCTGTTATAAATAATTTTGAAATACATAAAAATTATATAGCAATATCAATAGCATCTCTTTTTATTGCAACACTTTTAATTATAGAACATAAAAATATCGCAGCAAAAATAATAGGATTTTTAAATGTAGAAAACGCCCTGTTTCTTTTAGGGGTTTCAGCCACCGAAGGAATGCCAATGCTTGTTGAACTTGGTATTTTTGTTGATTTATTAATGTTTATTATTATTATAAATTTACTTTTGAAATATCAAGGAGAATAA
- a CDS encoding respiratory chain complex I subunit 1 family protein has translation MIDYFLSIIFIALISPFLTGMIKSIKMFLLFKKPLSPFQPYIDIAKLFKKEVIYSKETSLISKTAPFLIISPLIIVLFLLPPIYNKSFYISFMDAFTITGLMSLSTFFLMLLGLDSASSFGGIGSSREAFISAMVEPAMILTIFAVSLMAGNISISKAAVSLSNHFPIIYSASFILSAISFFILLIAENGRIPVDNPETHLELTMVHEAMVLDASGANLALIELAGSLKFGIFASLFATLFMPFGSSLCWCLALGIFIIKLLLIVIMVALVEVNTAKLRLFKVPNLLAVAIIFGFLSLTTYYILGA, from the coding sequence ATGATTGATTATTTTTTGAGTATAATTTTTATAGCATTAATTTCCCCTTTTTTAACTGGTATGATTAAATCAATAAAAATGTTTCTTTTGTTTAAAAAGCCCCTTTCACCTTTTCAACCTTATATTGATATAGCCAAACTTTTTAAAAAAGAGGTAATATATTCAAAAGAAACAAGCCTTATTTCAAAAACGGCGCCTTTTTTAATAATTTCCCCTTTGATTATTGTTTTGTTTTTACTGCCCCCTATTTATAACAAAAGTTTTTATATTTCATTTATGGACGCATTTACAATCACAGGGCTTATGAGTTTATCTACATTCTTTCTTATGCTTTTAGGACTTGATAGTGCAAGCAGTTTTGGAGGAATTGGCTCAAGCAGGGAGGCTTTTATTTCAGCTATGGTTGAACCTGCAATGATTCTTACAATTTTTGCTGTTTCTTTAATGGCGGGAAATATTTCAATTTCAAAAGCGGCTGTATCTCTTTCAAATCATTTTCCTATTATTTACAGTGCCAGCTTTATACTTTCCGCAATAAGTTTTTTTATCTTGTTAATAGCTGAAAACGGCAGAATTCCGGTTGACAATCCTGAAACACATCTTGAGCTTACAATGGTTCACGAAGCCATGGTACTTGATGCAAGCGGGGCTAATTTGGCTTTAATAGAACTCGCGGGAAGTTTAAAATTCGGAATTTTTGCCTCGCTTTTTGCAACACTTTTTATGCCTTTTGGAAGCAGTTTATGCTGGTGTTTGGCTCTCGGTATTTTTATTATAAAACTTTTGTTAATTGTCATAATGGTGGCTTTAGTTGAAGTAAACACAGCAAAACTAAGGCTTTTTAAAGTCCCTAATTTACTTGCGGTAGCCATAATTTTCGGATTTTTGTCTTTAACAACTTATTATATTTTAGGAGCATAA
- a CDS encoding proton-conducting transporter membrane subunit, whose amino-acid sequence MFEFNSFSVLFLFLIFLGALPNLFYMAGYLNHIERKFHFLLHYFTFIISMIGVVLSNNIVVFLFFWELMSLSSWQLILTEPEEKNLKAARFYFFMTHFGFVFILLFFLLVSPQNLFMPFSFLKLNMANFKYPTLLFILMSIGFLSKAGAVPLHVWLPYAHPAAPSPVSALMSGVMLKVAIFAFLKFLFMIPSWPIEWGIIILIIGALSALIGVLYALSEHDIKALLANHSVENIGIILIGIGVGMIFNTLNMPILSAFAFIAAIYHTFNHMSFKSLLFMSAGSVLYETHTKNLEQYGGLIKNMPITAFSFLLAAVSISALPPTNGFLSEWMTFQSMLSSSGMSNIALKLAFPFSIFALALTGGLAIACFVKAFGIAFLGLYRSENAKNAKEVNILMQIGQILMGIVVISLMLFAPFVIKFINISTPVLNIYNKIFPDIWIMHSVNSNGGSVSPLILFFALIIVTAVIYLIYKSLNIKTRTYHTWGCGYEVNKTNQYSSVGFAGPIRKFFTWLYRPKEHKVKESILGHKTKFTYSFYEVHVKPLFEKSLYDGNVKLANIISYYVYKISHFEKTKYVALIFNLLILVLFSYRVFYHQVSWGEILLEITVMAIFIKILLLGEKK is encoded by the coding sequence ATGTTTGAATTTAATTCTTTTTCTGTATTGTTTTTATTTTTAATTTTTTTAGGTGCGTTGCCCAATCTGTTTTATATGGCAGGATATTTAAACCATATTGAAAGAAAATTTCATTTTTTACTGCATTATTTTACATTTATTATTTCAATGATTGGCGTGGTATTAAGTAATAATATAGTTGTGTTTTTATTTTTCTGGGAACTTATGAGTTTGAGTTCCTGGCAGCTGATTTTAACCGAACCGGAGGAAAAAAATTTAAAAGCCGCGAGATTTTACTTTTTTATGACACATTTCGGTTTTGTGTTTATATTACTGTTCTTCCTGCTTGTTTCGCCGCAAAATTTATTTATGCCTTTTAGCTTTTTAAAATTAAATATGGCCAATTTCAAATATCCAACTCTTCTATTTATTTTAATGTCAATCGGATTTTTAAGTAAAGCCGGAGCAGTGCCTCTTCATGTATGGCTTCCGTATGCACATCCTGCGGCCCCTTCTCCCGTTTCAGCCTTAATGAGCGGAGTTATGCTTAAAGTTGCAATTTTTGCATTTTTAAAATTTTTATTTATGATTCCTTCATGGCCGATAGAATGGGGAATTATTATATTGATAATAGGGGCATTGAGTGCACTTATAGGTGTTTTATATGCTTTGAGCGAGCATGATATAAAAGCTCTGCTTGCAAACCATTCGGTAGAAAATATTGGAATAATATTAATAGGTATAGGCGTAGGTATGATATTTAATACTTTAAATATGCCCATTTTAAGTGCTTTTGCTTTTATTGCGGCAATTTACCATACATTTAACCATATGAGTTTTAAATCACTTCTTTTTATGAGTGCGGGAAGCGTATTATATGAAACTCATACAAAAAATCTTGAACAATACGGTGGACTTATTAAAAATATGCCGATAACCGCTTTTAGTTTTTTACTCGCCGCCGTTTCCATCTCAGCCCTTCCCCCTACAAACGGCTTTTTGAGTGAATGGATGACATTTCAAAGCATGTTAAGTTCCAGTGGAATGAGCAACATTGCTTTAAAACTTGCCTTTCCGTTTTCTATTTTTGCCCTTGCCCTTACCGGAGGTCTTGCAATTGCATGTTTTGTAAAAGCATTCGGCATTGCATTTTTAGGACTCTACAGAAGTGAAAACGCAAAAAACGCAAAAGAAGTAAATATTTTAATGCAAATAGGACAGATTTTAATGGGTATAGTTGTAATTTCTTTAATGCTTTTCGCCCCTTTTGTTATTAAATTTATAAATATTTCAACACCTGTTTTAAATATTTATAATAAAATCTTTCCGGATATCTGGATAATGCACAGTGTAAATTCCAACGGTGGAAGCGTATCTCCTCTGATACTCTTTTTTGCCCTAATAATTGTAACTGCAGTTATTTATTTAATATATAAATCATTAAATATAAAAACAAGAACATATCACACCTGGGGATGCGGCTACGAAGTCAATAAAACCAACCAGTATTCATCAGTAGGATTTGCCGGACCAATCAGAAAATTTTTTACATGGCTTTATAGACCGAAAGAACATAAAGTAAAAGAGTCTATTTTGGGACATAAAACAAAATTTACATATTCATTTTATGAAGTGCATGTAAAACCTCTGTTTGAAAAAAGTTTATATGACGGAAATGTAAAATTAGCCAATATTATCAGTTATTATGTATATAAAATTTCGCATTTCGAAAAAACAAAATATGTTGCTTTAATTTTTAATCTTTTGATTTTAGTTCTTTTTTCTTACAGGGTTTTTTATCATCAGGTTTCCTGGGGCGAAATATTGCTTGAAATAACCGTTATGGCTATTTTTATCAAAATATTACTTTTAGGAGAGAAAAAATGA
- a CDS encoding 4Fe-4S binding protein has translation MALNVNFKLKAPENTPVWVDENKCKSCELCVDFCPTGVLEMVVDPHNILGQMVKVAHPEYCIGCRECELECPDFCIFVAERDEYKFKKLNEVKKLKGEA, from the coding sequence ATGGCGTTAAATGTAAATTTTAAATTAAAAGCTCCAGAAAACACACCTGTGTGGGTAGATGAAAATAAATGCAAAAGCTGTGAACTTTGCGTAGATTTTTGTCCTACCGGGGTTCTTGAAATGGTCGTTGACCCTCATAATATTTTAGGTCAGATGGTTAAAGTTGCCCATCCAGAATATTGTATAGGATGCAGGGAATGTGAGCTTGAATGTCCTGATTTTTGTATTTTTGTAGCGGAAAGAGACGAATATAAATTTAAAAAATTAAATGAAGTTAAGAAGTTAAAAGGAGAAGCGTAA
- a CDS encoding 2-oxoglutarate synthase subunit alpha produces the protein MREVVSTGNKLAALAAIDAGCRFFGGYPITPSSEIAHEMSRLLPKVGGVFIQMEDEIAGISVALGASMSGTKAMTNTSGPGISLKAEQIGLAFMGEVPLVITNVMRGGPSTGLPTRPAQQDILQAQAPTHGDYQSIALCPGSLDECYTETVRAFNLAERFMTPVFVLLDETLGHMIGKAVLPPKDEVEKNIFNRRVYEGDPATYEPYNVPADEPAILNPFFKGYRYHITGLHHGPTGFPTEDAKLSQELIDRLFNKILAHKDEIESYEEYMLDDADILVIAYGSVSLAAKEAIRQLRAEGIKAGLFRPITLWPSPEEKIDEVCKKFDKVLVAEMNKGQYFKEIQRASGRKAETFETLFKANGRAISPAEFKAKIKEMV, from the coding sequence ATGAGAGAAGTAGTATCAACAGGAAATAAGCTTGCGGCACTTGCAGCCATTGATGCGGGATGCAGGTTTTTCGGAGGATATCCGATTACACCTTCAAGTGAAATTGCCCATGAAATGAGCAGACTGTTACCAAAAGTTGGCGGCGTATTTATCCAAATGGAAGATGAAATCGCAGGTATTTCAGTTGCGCTTGGGGCCAGTATGAGCGGAACCAAGGCTATGACAAATACTTCAGGCCCTGGAATAAGTCTAAAAGCGGAGCAAATAGGACTTGCGTTTATGGGAGAAGTTCCTTTGGTTATCACAAATGTAATGAGAGGGGGACCTTCAACCGGGCTTCCTACAAGACCTGCACAACAGGATATTTTACAGGCCCAGGCACCAACTCATGGAGATTATCAGTCAATTGCACTGTGTCCGGGAAGTTTGGATGAGTGTTACACTGAAACAGTCAGGGCGTTTAATTTAGCTGAAAGATTTATGACGCCTGTATTTGTGTTACTTGATGAAACACTTGGGCATATGATAGGAAAAGCAGTACTTCCTCCAAAAGATGAAGTTGAAAAAAATATTTTCAATAGACGTGTATATGAAGGTGATCCTGCGACATATGAACCGTATAATGTTCCGGCAGATGAGCCTGCAATTTTAAATCCATTTTTTAAAGGATACAGATATCATATTACTGGGCTTCATCACGGGCCTACAGGTTTCCCTACAGAAGATGCAAAACTTTCACAGGAATTAATTGACAGATTATTTAATAAAATTTTAGCCCATAAAGACGAAATAGAAAGTTATGAAGAATATATGCTTGATGATGCCGATATTTTAGTTATTGCATATGGAAGTGTGAGCTTGGCGGCAAAAGAAGCAATCAGACAACTTAGGGCTGAGGGTATTAAAGCGGGATTATTCAGACCAATTACACTTTGGCCGTCTCCGGAAGAAAAAATTGATGAAGTATGTAAAAAATTTGATAAAGTATTGGTGGCTGAAATGAATAAAGGTCAATATTTTAAAGAAATTCAAAGAGCAAGCGGAAGAAAAGCCGAAACATTTGAAACTTTATTTAAGGCAAACGGAAGAGCAATTAGCCCTGCTGAATTTAAAGCAAAAATAAAAGAAATGGTATAA